A stretch of the Candidatus Zixiibacteriota bacterium genome encodes the following:
- a CDS encoding ATP-binding cassette domain-containing protein — translation MSDSILDIVNLTRTVVQDGQSLTVVNDISYSFQKNRIYTIIGPSGAGKSSLLRLINRLDEPTSGKVLFHGREQCDYHPCELRQKVGYLFQTPHLFEGTVRDNLLYASDKLTDDHIKFLADQAQIRPEQIDRPTTKLSVGEKQRVAIARLLATCPEMILLDEPTSALDPSYTEAIEQLIVDIVSKGNLTAIVVTHHPEQALRIGQEALLMVGGKLVESGDINQVISDPQSEQGKLYKRKQLK, via the coding sequence ATGAGTGATTCGATTCTCGACATTGTCAATCTCACCCGCACTGTCGTCCAGGATGGCCAGTCTCTCACGGTTGTCAACGATATTTCATATAGCTTCCAGAAAAACAGAATCTACACCATAATTGGACCATCCGGCGCGGGCAAATCATCGCTTTTGAGACTCATAAACCGTCTCGATGAACCCACCAGCGGCAAAGTGCTCTTTCACGGCAGAGAGCAATGCGATTACCACCCCTGCGAACTGCGGCAAAAAGTCGGTTACCTGTTTCAAACCCCGCACCTTTTCGAAGGCACCGTACGCGACAATCTCCTCTACGCCAGCGACAAACTCACCGACGACCACATCAAATTTCTCGCCGACCAGGCCCAGATACGGCCCGAGCAAATTGACCGTCCCACCACAAAGCTCTCGGTCGGGGAGAAGCAGCGCGTGGCGATCGCAAGACTTCTGGCTACCTGCCCGGAGATGATCCTGCTCGATGAACCTACGTCGGCCCTAGACCCGAGCTACACCGAGGCTATCGAGCAGCTCATTGTCGATATCGTCTCCAAAGGCAACCTTACCGCCATTGTTGTTACACACCATCCCGAGCAGGCCCTGCGCATAGGGCAGGAAGCGCTGTTGATGGTGGGCGGCAAACTGGTCGAATCGGGCGACATAAATCAGGTCATCAGTGACCCGCAGTCCGAGCAGGGGAAACTCTACAAAAGAAAGCAACTCAAATGA